The sequence TCCGTCAAAGAAACCAAGGAAACAATTCAACGAGAGTTTTTCAAAAACAGAATGTCTGTGCTCTTTTCGGTTAATGGGCAAACACATGGACACTATACATCCGAATTCATAACTCGATCATTAAAATTGAATCTACTCAAAGAACATCTCCTAATTCACGTTGATTGCACCAACATGGAATATGATTTCCGCAAAGAATTATTCATGGCATCTCGAGACCGGTTAAAGGATGGTGAAGAAACGAGATCGTTAAGGAAATTTCTGGCAGAAAAACTTGGTGCAAGAGGTGGTCGTTTGTGGGAAATCCAAAAACGGCGAAAGGATTCAATTGCCGTTGAAAGTGAGGATGCAAAAGGCTTACTCAAATCTTTCGCACGGAATTTCACACGCAATGAAGAGTTGTTAAAGTTGTTAGAGCAAACTTTAAATTTAGACTTGCCACCTAAAGACAAACAAAACAGAAACACTGACAACTCAACCAAGAAAAAACAGCGTAAAGAGGAACAGGAACCCTTTAATCCGCAACGATTTCCCGCACTTTTCAAACGCCGCCATGGAAAAAAAGACAAAGAAGTAGTGACGATACCGCTTGGTGGGGAAAAAACAATTTTCTTTGACACGGATGTTGAAAACAACTATTTTGACCGTATTGAAAGTCCTGGCGAATTGAACATAGCCATCCTTGACTACAAAACAAATGAGACTGACGGTGGAAATGCTCCAGGAAAAGTTGAGCGGATTGAAGATGTATTTAATGCGCGGAAAAGCAGTCCTCAAGATGGAACAATCAAAATTCACTTCAGTCCCAAAAAAGAAGTAAGTGTCGGAGATGAAGCAAAAATCAAGGTTAGCTTAGAAGGTCCAACTGGGGAGTTTGAGGAAATATTTTGGGTGAAAGTAAGTGAACCGAAGGCACCTTCGCAGCCCTCACCGAAACCTGAAAACAAGGAAATCCCAGCCTTAGGGTTGCCAGAGTTAATATTTGCTTACCAAAAAGAAAAACCAAATAGAAATGGTGAAATCACTTGGGAGCAGGTTGAAGAAGCAACAAGTGAGGAAATGAATCACGCTACCGTGATGTACCCTATGGTGAATGGTGAAAAGTTAGAAAGCGTTTATATCAATATGGATAGTACTGTTTTAAAGAATTTCAGATCGAAAACCAGAAATGCCAGTCAGGAGCAATTAGAGATAGTTGATAAAAGGTACATCGCTTCTGTGTATTCTCACACATTGTTTCTGTACTCAATTACGAAGGCGTATAAATACGAGGTAGTTCAAGAAGAAAATAATGGTATGAATTCCAATTCTGTTGAATTAGGCACTTATCTAAAAACTTTGTTCGACAGTTATTACGCAGAATTCCTACTCAGTTTCGGCTTCGATGAAATCATGCAATTACTGGAAGACTAATTTCCAAAGCACCAACACCGTTCTCGCACCAGCAAAATAAGCATTGCAGCCACCGGGCAATGTTCACATTTTTCAGATTCCACCATAAATTTCTCTACCTAAATTTTCAATATTTCCCTTGACCTTTTGTTTTATATATTGTTATACTTATAGTATGTTATGTTTATAGACAAAAGAAAACCAATAACCGTCGCAACTAAAAATGTTACACTTTCCGCCAAATTATTTTTTTCCGTAACAGAGACTTACAAATAAACGCATCTGAAGCCTTACAGCTACAGACATGCCGCCCCGATGGGGCTTGGGAATAGAACTGATCGCGTTGCTACAGACATGCCGCCCCGATGGGGCTTGGGAAATAGGGATAATCACGTTGCTATAGACATGCCGCCCCGCTGGGGCTTGGGAATAGAGATGATCGCGTTCCTACAGACATGTTGAAGAAATCCACAGAAACCTCCAAGCAAATACCTCAAGCAAACTTCCGCTGGGGCTTTGGAATAAGCAATTCGTGATTTTTTATTCCCTAATCGCTGACGAAAACCTGAAGAAATCTAAAACGCGATGAAAATAATCGTCCTTATTTGAAAGCGGCAACTTGGGTTAAGACTATAGTAAGAGCGCAATAATGCACGTCGCATTTGGGCGAGTACGCCGCAGAATTGCGCTACTACGAACCGGCTTTTCGTTAATGAGAAGTATTTATTCAGAAATGGTATAACAATTGACACCCGTTCGTCGGATATGTTATCATTTCCACACTCACGGAAACCACCGACATCCAAAGAAGAAAAATCTATTGAACATGAGAGATCAACGCACGCTTTTCGATCTTACACAGGATGGCTTGGTCATCGGTAAAAAGATTCAGGGAATCTATCCCGAATTCGATGTGTCCGCTTTCGTTTCGGATGTCCGGACGGAGATGGAGGGGCAGACGATCTATAACGTGACGACTGCTATCGGGCGCATCCTGCGTCAGCATCTACCAAAGGACTATTCCGATGCTCTCGCTATTTTGATGGCGTTTGTCGAGGCAGAGGCTCCACCGGAACCGATGCGACACCCGATTCCGAAAGTCGAGACGCGTCTGCGACCGATTGCGCATTTCGTCAGTCTGTACGGACTGGAAGATTTCGATGCCTCGTTGGATGCTTTCTACGAACTCTCAAAACATCGGTGTACCCGTGGTGGTGAGATTCGTGCGTTTATCATCAAAGATCCGAATCGGTGCTTTGAACGTTTCAGTGAATGGGTCACGGACGAAAACGCCAATCTCCGTCTGTTTGTGGCGGCATCGCTCTGCACACGTGGCACGTGGCAAAAATGGCTGCGTCCGTTTCTCCAAGATCCACAACCGATCTTGGCACTTCTGGAAACACTCAAAGACGACGCAGACGCGCGTGTGCGGGAACAGGTCGCGACGGATATGCGCGACATCGTCAAGGATTACCCAGAGGCTGGTTACGCCACATTGGAACGGTGGTGTCAGGATGGACGCTCGGAGACAAAAAAGATCCTTCGGCAAGCACTCAAATATCAGGTGAAGATTGGGGACGCACGCGCCTTTAAGCTCCTCGGTATGGGAGCCGTTCCGAAATTAGGTAAAGCGAACATCACGCTCACCGAACTGAAACCTGAACGTCAAATCCTCCCTATCAACGAGGCGTTCCGCTTCTCATTCAGTCTACAGAGCGCATCGGATGCGCCGCAAACGATTCTTACCTATTATGTAGTCGCTTACAAACGTCCATCAGGACACATCACGCGGAAAAGTTATCGTCTCAGTCAGAGGAAATTGAAACCGAGGCAGCGCGTCGATTACGAGAAACAGCTCTTTCCGTTGCCCTCGCTCAAACAGCATCACGACGGAAAGGCGTGTCTCGGTTGGCACCGTTTCGAGGTGGAAGTGAACGGTGATGTGCTTGGTGGTTTCGATTTTGAAGTGACGGCACCGAAAGATCGGAAAAAATGAATTTTACGAAATATTTCGGTAATGCTATAATAACGCGAGTTGCTACCGAAGAAAGTTATAGATATTCAAGGCAATTTGGAGAAGTGAAAATAACGCCTCTTGTTTCAAAGTAGCAATATGATTATTGGCGAAGGAGTTTCTACATAGTCAAGGCACCCATAACCTAAAGGTTAGAGCTTCTGCTTCGTAGCAGTTCGCGTTTTCGAGAAAACGTCTTACATCTGCTCCACAGAGGGATCCAGGCAGCCCTCTCAACCGAAGTTGACTTTTGTTTTTGAGAGTGCGTTTTTAGCGGATCGGGGCTTTTACCTCCTCGTATCCATTACAGTCAAGTTGTCCTCCACCAGCGTTATCTGTTTCTTTTCCGTATTGTGCTGTAGCTTTACACAAGTCGCACACGGGGATAGCGAACAGCAGCCTAACTTGCAACCTTACACTACAAGGTATATTGTCGTATTTTTGATAACTTTTGTCAAGAGAAAATATAGGAGGCGGGCATTCCTCCCCTACATAAATGCGGGGGTCTCCTGCCCGAAGATTGATGACTGGTGAAGAAAAATTTCAGGTAGACCTTGAAGGCTACCTCGTCATAAAGAACGTTCTGACCGACGATGAAGTCGCTGAGATGAATGACATTATCGACAGTGGCGACCGCCAAGGCGCACCCAGTCTCTGGGGTGAACCGTTTAAGCGGCTCATCGATCACCCGAAAATTCTGCCCTATCTCATTGAACTCCTCGGACCGCATGTCCGACTCGACCACGACTACTCCCTCTTCATGGAAAAAGGGCAAGGACGTGGTGGACTGCACGGCGGTGAGGATGGTGGACGTGCGGGTGGAAACGTCGGCGATCACTGGTACAAATACCGCGATGGGATCATGCGAAATGGTCTGTCCGTGATGACTTATAATCTGGCAGCTGCGCCCGCAGGGGCAGGTGGGTTCGCTTGTATTCCCGGCAGCCATAAAAGCAACTTTGCACCGGAGATCCCGCAAGAAGTTCGCCGATTCGAGCGTCCGGCACACTACGTCGTCCAGCCATCTGCCGAAGCGGGAGATGTAATCTTTTTCACGGAAGCACTCATCCACGGGACGATGCCGTGGACAGCAGATCACGAGCGGCGGGCACTGCTCTATAAATACAGTCCGGGACATTCGGCGTGGGCGAGCAACTATTACGATCTCAGCAAATACGGCGAATTGAGTGAGCAGCAGAAACGGTTGCTAATGCCACCCTCAATCGGTAGACGTCCCCGCGTGATAGAAGAAGATTGAAGAAATCGGGGGCAGTTAGATGAAGATTAAGTATTTAATCGGGGAATGTCGGTATCCATTGTCTGAATCAGGATTTACGGGATTCAAGGATTTACAAGAGTATCGAGCCTGCTCGAGTAAAAACTGTCTTTTATAGAATTACCCAAATATTTTATTGAACTTCATGAAATCGCCTCTACCCATCTTTGCCCAAAAAGAGTTGGGTTTCAGTGCGTTCTACCCAACCTACAAACTGACAACCGACGGCTGACGAAGGAGTTGCTAGACATGACTGGTGAAGAAAAATTTGCGGTAGACCTTGAAGGCTACCTCGTCATAAAGAACGTCTTGACTGAAGATGAAGTCGCTGAGATGAATGCGTTTATCGATAGAGAATCCAGCGATAGTTTGAGAGAACACGGCGATAGAGTGTCGAGTCTGTGGGGTGAACCTTTTAAGGGTCTGATTGACCATCCGAAAATTCTCCCGTATCTCCTCGACTTATTAGGTCCGCATGTCCGTTTAGACCACGATTATGCTATCTTTATGGATGAAGGGCAAGAAGGGGGTAGATTGCACGGTGGTGAAGATGGTGGTGGTCCTGGCGGTCCTGAGGCGGATCACTGGTACAAATACCGCGATGGTGTTATGCGGAACGGATTGTCTGTGATGAGCTACAATCTGGCGGATGCGCCGGAAGGTGCGGGTGGATTCGCCTGTATTCCCGGCAGCCATAAGAGCAATTTCTTGCAGGAATTGCCGTCAGATGTGCGGCATTTTGAGCGTCCTGCGCACTACGTTGTGCAACCGGCTGTTGAAGCGGGAGATGTGTTGTTTTTCACAGAAGCCCTTGTTCATGGGACGATGCCGTGGCGGGCAAAACATCAACGCCGGTCATTGCTCTATAAATACAGTCCCGGACACTCCGCATGGTCAGGAGAATATCACGATCTCAGCAAATACGGCGAACTCACCGAACAACAGAAACGGATGCTGTTGGCACCTTCGATCGGCAACCGTCCTTACGTCATAGACGAGAATTGAAGTTTTCAGGTTTTCTGTGTAAAATCCGGCGCAGTTTCAAACAGAGCCTACTTTTCTGGGGCGTGACGGTTATTTTTTCTTAAATTGATACTTATGGTACACCGCAAAACCGCACCATAAGCGTCAATTTAGCGATTGTTGACGGTATTTGGGTGCTGCGTCTTTACAAATGCCGCCCCTACGGGGNNNNNNNNNNNNNNNNNNNNNNNNNNNNNNNNNNNNNNNNNNNNNNNNNNNNNNNNNNNNNNNNNNNNNNNNNTCCGAGGGAGTGCTTCTGCTTGAGAATGCTTTTCTCATCGCAAGAAATACGCTATTTCCCCTAAATTGACACCTATGGTACGCCGCAAAACCGCACCTACCGGGCTTGGGGAAAAATTAGAATTGCCGATTTAAATTCTGAATCTGCATACAGATTGTGCTACAAAGGAAGTTCCGAAAAAAATGCCAAAGGTTCAACTCACTGGAAATCAGAGCGACTTTTTGAAAATTGTTGTCGCCGCGGCAGGACGCGGTAATCTCGAAACCGTCCGACAATTGGTCGATGAGCATCCGGCATGGATTCACACCGTCGGTTCGCACGGTCGGACAATGCTGTGGGAAGCGGCATATCGGGGCAAGTTGGAGATGGTTCAATTCCTCCTTGAACGCGGTGCCGATATAAACCTGCCGGGTTGCTACCATATCGAGCATCGCCTTGAGATAACACCGTATTGCGCTGCACGGCTTAAGAGACGCGACGGCGTGGCAGATTATCTGCTCCAGCACGGCGCGACAATCGACATCCATACCGCTGCCTACCTCGGTGATTACGAGGCTGTCCGCTCGCATCTCGATAAGGACACCCATCTCGTCAACAGTGGATACCTTCAGGCAGTGATGCTACCCGCAGGGAAACCGCATAGCTTTGAACATCGCGAAGCGGCGTGGGCAACTCCGCTCTGCTATGCCGTCATGGGCAGAAACCTTGCCATCGTCGAATTACTTATTGCGCGCGGGGCGACAATTACGCCACACAGCGAACACTTGCTGGATTACGCCGTCTCGGAGGATCGGGTGGAGATTGCAAAGTTACTCCTCGAAAATGGGGCGGATCCGAGCAAAGCACCTCGTATCTTGGACGACGGCTCCGAAATGAGTGTGCTACTCAAGNNNNNNNNNNNNNNNNNNNNNNNNNNNNNNNNNNNNNNNNNNNNNNNNNNNNNNNNNNNNNNNNNNNNNNNNNNNNNNNNNNNNNNNNNNNNNNNNNNNNNATATTAATATTCAGAATTATAAAGGGAAAACGGGGTTACATTGTGCAGCAAAGGCGGGTTTTCTCAAAGTTATCAATCTGCTCATTGAGAAAGGTGCGACCGTTGATGCTACCGATAACGATAGCGAAACGCCACTGTTTGAGGCGATCCGATCAACGATAAAGAACGGTGAAAAACAGCGAGCGGCGTTGGAAGCACTGCTCATCAAAGGTGCTGATCCGAACGTTAGGAATCGGAAAAGGCAGACCCCACTACAAGTCGCGCAGCGGATGCGAAGAGCAGATGCGGGAAGAATTGTCGAGTTGCTACAATCATATTATGCAGTTTAACTCACTCGTAAATATAGTGTTAGTATCTGAAATCTCTTAGCCTTATGTGCGGTTACGAGATTCCAGTATCAAAGGAGGATTGTGATGACTGACGAAGAAATTGCCAGACATTCAAAACTGCTCCATCAGGAAGCAAGCGAATTGCTCGAAAAAGAGGGTTTGCTTTTGATGCTCAGGTCTTTTGGGACTACCAGGGTTATCGGAAGTTACGCCTTGGATACAATGACATGGCCCGATATTGACATCAGCATGAATCTACCAAACGAACAAAATGTAGAACTTTTCTTTGAGATCGCTAAGAGAATCGCAACGAAGTTCGAGATAACGAAGATGTCATATTCAAATCACTTCATACGTGGCTTTCCCGGATACGATCACGGGCTTTATTGGGGTACACAACTCCGCTATGCAGAACGGGAATGGAAGATAGATCTCTGGGGATATAACGATACAGACTATCAAACACATATAGCAGAATTCGATAGACTCCACGAACAATTGCGACAGGCAGACCATGTAGCGATTCTACGCATCAAACACGTTATCTGCCAACACCCGGATTATCGCGGGAACGTTTATAATAGTATGGCAATTTATCGGGCTGTCCTTGAAGATAAAGTTGAAACTGTGGATGAATTCAACACATGGCTCGAAAATAATTCGCAAGTCCACACGAAATAGAAAATAGTTTTTAAACCAGAATGCGGACACCTTACACACGCGAAAAACTCATCCAAGACTTTCTTAATCTCGGTATAGCACACGGGGATACACTTTTTATTCATTCATCTTTTAAGAGTCTGGGACCCGTCGAGGACGGCGCTGGCACGGTTATCGCTGCATTAGAAGCAGCGGTCGCAGCCTTTTACCGGGTCTGGAAGAACGCGTCGCCGCGTGGAATGTCGACAAAACGCCGTCTACGGTAGGTTGGCTGACGGAGTTTTTTCGGCAGATGCCCGGCACCCATCGCTCTAACCATTATTCGCACGCCGTTGCCGCCCGCGGGAAAGATGCGAAGACGTTCGTATCCGATCATCTCCGACGCGAAGGCTACCAATCGCCGTGGGATCATTCCCCGTGGGGAAAGACTTACGGCACGCACTCACCGATGTTCCGTGCCTACACGATGAACGCTAAACNNNNNNNNNNNNNNNNNNNNNNNNNNNNNNNNNNNNNNNNNNNNNNNNNNNNNNNNNNNNNNNNNNNNNNNNNNNNNNNNNNNNNNNNNNNNNGAACTCGGTGAATTCTGGGAGGGACTTGGTCTGTTGAGAACAGGAAAGGTGGGAGATTCGATGTGTCGGTTGTTTCATATCAAGACGTATGTGGATACCCTCTTGGCAGAGGTTGAGCGCAATCCTGAACCGTATGTGGTATAACGGTTTCTGATACTCGCTTTCTATAGTAATTGGACATCACGGATGAGCGAGGTTACAAACCTCGCCAGCGGTGGGGTAGGGTTGGTGCCTCTTGAGATGTCAGCGAAGGTGGCTCCATACGCGCCACATTGACCAGAAACCGAGAGAAACCCAACACTTTCGTCGTCAAGTGCCCACATCTGTGTCGGTATGAAGTTGGGTTTCGCTGCGGTGTTGAGAGAATATGCCGACAGGTCGGATTTCAGGCGTATTTGGTACACCCGCGTCTTCTTTTTTTCCGCTCTACCCAACCTACGGGAGCCGAATCCTTTTTATAGTAAAGTCCACAATTAAGTGTGCGCTTTCTAAGGGAGCGAGGTTAGGAAACCTCGCCAGCGAGTAGTGTGCGCTTTCTTCGGTTGTGGAAACAGTGCTTACTGCCAACCTGGTCCTCTCGGGGTAAACGACTTAGGCACTCTAAGATAGCCGCCTTTTATGGCACCCCATCTCGTGGGTAATTTGCCTTCTGGCTCGACAGCATACACCCGATCCATTGCCTGGGCAACGCTCCAGATAGCGACCTCATCGACGCGCCCAATGTAATGCT is a genomic window of Candidatus Poribacteria bacterium containing:
- a CDS encoding phytanoyl-CoA dioxygenase family protein translates to MTGEEKFAVDLEGYLVIKNVLTEDEVAEMNAFIDRESSDSLREHGDRVSSLWGEPFKGLIDHPKILPYLLDLLGPHVRLDHDYAIFMDEGQEGGRLHGGEDGGGPGGPEADHWYKYRDGVMRNGLSVMSYNLADAPEGAGGFACIPGSHKSNFLQELPSDVRHFERPAHYVVQPAVEAGDVLFFTEALVHGTMPWRAKHQRRSLLYKYSPGHSAWSGEYHDLSKYGELTEQQKRMLLAPSIGNRPYVIDEN
- a CDS encoding ankyrin repeat domain-containing protein; its protein translation is MPKVQLTGNQSDFLKIVVAAAGRGNLETVRQLVDEHPAWIHTVGSHGRTMLWEAAYRGKLEMVQFLLERGADINLPGCYHIEHRLEITPYCAARLKRRDGVADYLLQHGATIDIHTAAYLGDYEAVRSHLDKDTHLVNSGYLQAVMLPAGKPHSFEHREAAWATPLCYAVMGRNLAIVELLIARGATITPHSEHLLDYAVSEDRVEIAKLLLENGADPSKAPRILDDGSEMSVLLK
- a CDS encoding ankyrin repeat domain-containing protein encodes the protein INIQNYKGKTGLHCAAKAGFLKVINLLIEKGATVDATDNDSETPLFEAIRSTIKNGEKQRAALEALLIKGADPNVRNRKRQTPLQVAQRMRRADAGRIVELLQSYYAV
- a CDS encoding AAC(3) family N-acetyltransferase, producing the protein MRSSGRSLLPGLEERVAAWNVDKTPSTVGWLTEFFRQMPGTHRSNHYSHAVAARGKDAKTFVSDHLRREGYQSPWDHSPWGKTYGTHSPMFRAYTMNAK
- a CDS encoding phytanoyl-CoA dioxygenase family protein, with amino-acid sequence MTGEEKFQVDLEGYLVIKNVLTDDEVAEMNDIIDSGDRQGAPSLWGEPFKRLIDHPKILPYLIELLGPHVRLDHDYSLFMEKGQGRGGLHGGEDGGRAGGNVGDHWYKYRDGIMRNGLSVMTYNLAAAPAGAGGFACIPGSHKSNFAPEIPQEVRRFERPAHYVVQPSAEAGDVIFFTEALIHGTMPWTADHERRALLYKYSPGHSAWASNYYDLSKYGELSEQQKRLLMPPSIGRRPRVIEED